A part of Streptomyces sp. NBC_01210 genomic DNA contains:
- a CDS encoding rod shape-determining protein, with protein sequence MTVSLEQLRRCHVAVDLGAARTRVFVKGAGLVVDEPSVAAVNTRTGALIAVGALAEKMTGRTPDYIRVARPVSGGTVVDIDMAQRMLRHLLGEKLSRQLRRKPRLRAAACTPHDSDPLAQRAAVETLVGLGARHVELVDTLIAAAVGCGLPVEEPTATMIMVCGAATTQVAVLSLGAIVTAERIPVGGNAIDHAVIQHLRHQHELMLPSQSVRPLQLALHGNGLNTHGPSSTEIHGRDVATGLARSVKVDTAAVRDAIHTPLTSVLDGIGKVLRDCPPDLVADLADRGIMMVGGSALLPGLDQMLRDATGMPVGIAERPDICAVLGLGAMMEGKIRPTVLDPLGEVG encoded by the coding sequence GTGACCGTCAGCCTTGAACAGTTGCGCCGTTGCCATGTCGCCGTCGACCTGGGGGCAGCGAGGACTCGGGTGTTCGTGAAGGGGGCCGGGCTCGTCGTCGACGAGCCGAGCGTCGCCGCCGTGAACACCCGCACCGGAGCGCTGATCGCCGTCGGCGCACTCGCCGAAAAGATGACGGGCCGTACGCCCGACTACATCCGCGTCGCCCGCCCTGTCTCCGGCGGCACCGTCGTCGACATCGACATGGCCCAGCGGATGCTCCGTCATCTCCTCGGGGAGAAGCTCAGCCGCCAGCTGCGCCGCAAGCCGCGGCTGCGCGCCGCCGCCTGCACCCCGCACGACAGCGACCCGCTCGCGCAGCGCGCCGCCGTCGAGACCCTGGTGGGCCTCGGCGCCCGCCACGTCGAGCTGGTCGACACCCTGATCGCCGCGGCCGTCGGCTGCGGGCTGCCCGTGGAGGAGCCCACCGCGACCATGATCATGGTGTGCGGGGCGGCGACCACGCAGGTCGCGGTGCTCTCGCTGGGCGCGATCGTGACCGCCGAGCGGATCCCGGTGGGCGGTAACGCCATCGACCACGCGGTGATCCAGCACCTGCGCCACCAGCACGAACTGATGCTGCCCAGCCAGTCGGTCCGGCCCCTCCAACTGGCCCTGCACGGAAACGGCCTGAACACCCACGGGCCCTCGTCGACGGAGATCCACGGCCGGGACGTGGCCACCGGCCTCGCCCGCTCGGTGAAGGTCGACACCGCCGCCGTACGGGACGCCATCCACACTCCGCTCACCTCTGTGCTCGACGGCATCGGCAAGGTGCTGCGCGACTGCCCGCCGGACCTGGTCGCCGATCTCGCCGACCGCGGAATCATGATGGTCGGCGGCAGCGCGCTGCTGCCGGGCCTGGACCAGATGCTGCGCGATGCGACCGGGATGCCGGTGGGCATCGCCGAACGGCCCGACATCTGCGCCGTCCTCGGCCTCGGCGCGATGATGGAGGGCAAGATCCGGCCGACGGTCCTCGATCCGCTGGGCGAAGTCGGCTGA
- a CDS encoding Lrp/AsnC family transcriptional regulator, with protein sequence MDRLDSEILGILQEDARISYRDLGVRVGLSANAAADRVRRMRREGVIRGFTTLVDPAADTRAGLVVFIDVTLRLDTTNEDFEKAVLKLPGITEVVHVTGEHDYLLRARAADPPALDGLLRRLKREAGVAQSSTRIALRSAR encoded by the coding sequence ATGGACCGACTGGACAGCGAAATCCTCGGCATCCTGCAGGAGGATGCGCGGATCTCCTACCGTGATCTGGGGGTACGGGTCGGGCTGAGCGCCAACGCCGCTGCCGACCGGGTACGTCGCATGCGCCGCGAGGGCGTGATCCGGGGCTTCACGACGCTGGTCGACCCGGCCGCCGACACCCGCGCGGGCCTGGTCGTCTTCATCGATGTCACGCTCCGCCTCGACACCACCAACGAGGACTTCGAGAAGGCCGTGCTCAAGCTTCCGGGCATCACCGAAGTCGTCCATGTGACGGGCGAGCACGACTATCTCCTGCGAGCCCGAGCCGCCGATCCGCCCGCCTTGGACGGCCTGCTGCGCCGGCTCAAGCGTGAGGCGGGCGTCGCCCAGTCCAGTACCCGGATCGCGCTGAGGTCCGCCCGCTAG
- a CDS encoding lysine transporter LysE, whose translation MSEMWTTAMAGAAAGLGVAMPVGAMGVLLIQEGMRDRRGAVAAAAAVAVVDFTYAAVATALGPLVASALSGVEAWVRLVSATVLAVIAVRGLLAARATGPAAPGESMGGAGPVRTFTRFAALTLINPTTALYFAALTTAQGADLSSGGAGLVFVGGVFVASMVWQQLLVAASGLAGARISDTARAWTFRIGYGLVAVYAVKVALPLP comes from the coding sequence ATGAGCGAGATGTGGACGACGGCGATGGCGGGCGCGGCAGCCGGCCTGGGGGTGGCGATGCCCGTGGGGGCGATGGGCGTGCTGCTCATCCAGGAGGGCATGCGCGACCGCCGGGGTGCGGTGGCCGCGGCCGCCGCCGTGGCGGTCGTCGACTTCACTTACGCAGCCGTGGCGACCGCGCTCGGCCCGCTGGTCGCCTCCGCGCTCTCCGGCGTGGAGGCCTGGGTCAGGCTGGTGTCGGCCACGGTGCTGGCGGTGATCGCGGTGCGGGGACTGCTCGCCGCACGGGCAACCGGGCCCGCCGCGCCGGGAGAGAGCATGGGCGGCGCCGGGCCGGTGCGTACGTTCACCCGGTTCGCCGCGCTCACTCTGATCAACCCCACCACCGCGTTGTACTTCGCCGCCCTGACCACCGCTCAGGGAGCGGATCTCAGCAGCGGCGGGGCCGGGCTGGTCTTCGTGGGCGGGGTGTTCGTCGCCTCGATGGTGTGGCAGCAGCTGCTGGTGGCGGCGAGCGGCCTCGCGGGCGCGCGGATCTCGGACACGGCCCGCGCATGGACCTTCCGGATCGGATACGGCCTCGTCGCGGTGTACGCGGTCAAGGTGGCGCTGCCCCTGCCGTAA
- a CDS encoding acyl-CoA synthetase — MSDLFPALAAGTDRHALRFGERALTYGELAGAAGSLAGRITAARRVAVWATPTLETAVGVVAALLAGVPAVPLNPKTGERELAHIVADSAPSVVLAGPDEELPSALGALERIDIAVAGAAGPLPPEPDPETPALIVYTSGTTGPPKGAVLPRRAIATTLDALEDAWQWTADDVLVHGLPLFHVHGLILGILGPLRRGGEVRHLGRFTAEGVARELANGGTMLFGVPTMYHRLAEALDTDPRLAKALAGARLLVSGSAALPLHDHERIAAATGRRVIERYGMTETLMNTSVRADGEARPGTVGVPLHGVELRLVDESDGIGEIQVRGPNLFTEYLNRPDATEAAFDGDWFRTGDMASRDPDGYVRIVGRKATDLIKSGGYKIGAGEIENALLEHPAVREAAVTGEPDADLGERIVAWIVPADPLAPPAPEELSAHVAAQLAPHKRPREVRFLDALPRNDMGKIMKRALHG; from the coding sequence GTGAGTGACCTCTTCCCGGCGCTGGCGGCCGGTACGGACCGGCACGCCCTCCGTTTCGGCGAACGTGCGCTGACGTACGGCGAGCTGGCCGGTGCGGCGGGTTCGCTGGCCGGCCGGATCACTGCCGCGCGGCGGGTCGCCGTCTGGGCCACGCCCACGCTGGAGACAGCGGTGGGTGTGGTGGCTGCGCTGCTGGCCGGTGTGCCTGCCGTGCCGCTGAACCCGAAAACGGGTGAGCGCGAGCTGGCGCATATCGTCGCGGACAGTGCGCCGTCGGTGGTGCTGGCCGGGCCGGACGAGGAACTGCCGTCGGCGCTCGGCGCGTTGGAGCGGATCGACATCGCGGTCGCGGGTGCCGCCGGCCCGCTGCCACCGGAGCCGGACCCCGAGACGCCCGCCCTGATCGTCTACACCTCGGGGACGACGGGGCCTCCCAAGGGCGCCGTACTGCCGCGCCGCGCGATCGCCACGACTCTGGATGCGCTGGAGGACGCCTGGCAGTGGACCGCCGACGACGTCCTCGTGCACGGCCTTCCGCTCTTTCACGTCCACGGTCTGATCCTGGGCATCCTCGGCCCACTGCGGCGCGGCGGGGAGGTACGGCACTTGGGGAGGTTCACGGCGGAGGGCGTGGCACGCGAGCTCGCGAACGGCGGGACGATGCTCTTCGGTGTACCGACGATGTACCACCGACTGGCCGAAGCGCTCGATACGGACCCCCGGTTGGCGAAGGCGCTGGCGGGTGCGCGGCTGTTGGTGTCGGGTTCTGCGGCGCTGCCTCTGCACGACCACGAGCGGATCGCGGCGGCGACGGGACGGCGGGTGATCGAGCGGTACGGGATGACCGAGACGCTGATGAACACCTCCGTACGCGCCGACGGCGAAGCGCGTCCGGGGACGGTCGGCGTCCCGCTGCACGGCGTCGAGCTGCGGCTGGTCGACGAGAGCGACGGCATCGGCGAGATCCAGGTGCGCGGACCGAACCTCTTCACGGAGTATCTGAACCGGCCCGACGCGACCGAGGCGGCCTTCGACGGCGACTGGTTCCGTACCGGCGACATGGCGAGCCGCGACCCGGACGGCTATGTACGGATCGTCGGCCGCAAGGCCACCGACCTGATCAAGAGCGGCGGCTACAAGATCGGCGCGGGCGAGATCGAGAATGCGCTGCTTGAACATCCGGCGGTACGCGAGGCGGCGGTGACCGGGGAGCCGGACGCGGACCTGGGTGAGCGGATCGTCGCCTGGATCGTGCCGGCGGACCCCTTGGCGCCGCCCGCGCCGGAGGAACTGTCCGCACATGTGGCCGCGCAGCTCGCGCCGCACAAACGCCCGCGCGAGGTCCGCTTCCTCGATGCGCTGCCCCGCAACGACATGGGCAAGATCATGAAGCGGGCGCTCCATGGGTGA
- a CDS encoding carboxyl transferase domain-containing protein: MGERVTAREAIALVCDDFVEAEPVGRPCVPDGPIAWEGYDAARARAAERTGSKESVVYGEATLGGRRCVVVSFEFGFLGGSLSIRAGDRLEAAYGAARERRRPLISLIATGGSRMQEGMVALSQLQRVAHASVLLRDAGVPHIAVLRDPTTGGGWATLGAGADVILALPTAQVGFAGSRVRPPEADPAAYTAEGQLASGQIDAIVRGEDLREVLAYWAGALGAGLAGAEAEGHAADGPGVPGAPPAAGTPGTGSGAGAGLTAEGEHAGQAASAPESGPVGTPGAAGPQAAPAVADPPRVEPAPPPYALGGAPLPLTGWDAVQQARAPGRPRAEAYLDQYFTHRHPLHGDRCGGTDPGLLCGVGLRDGRPIAYVAQCGTPTRPAGYRTAARVVRLADRAGIPVLTLIDTPGAANDAEAERAGAGAAIAELFSAIAAARTPLTSLLIGEGGSGGALALAAPGNTWATPDSYFSVIAPELAAAILKRGPEQVPRTADQLRLRPQDLVELGVVRGIVAPDPVNPNAAPTDGPASPAG, from the coding sequence ATGGGTGAGCGGGTGACGGCCCGCGAGGCGATCGCGCTGGTCTGCGACGACTTCGTGGAGGCCGAGCCGGTCGGCCGGCCTTGCGTGCCGGACGGCCCGATCGCCTGGGAGGGGTACGACGCGGCCCGCGCGAGGGCCGCGGAGCGTACGGGCTCGAAGGAGTCCGTCGTGTACGGCGAGGCCACGCTCGGCGGCCGTCGGTGTGTGGTGGTCTCCTTCGAATTCGGCTTCCTGGGCGGCTCGTTGAGTATTCGCGCCGGGGACCGCTTGGAGGCCGCGTACGGCGCGGCGCGCGAACGGAGGCGACCGCTGATCTCGCTGATCGCGACTGGCGGCAGCCGTATGCAGGAGGGCATGGTCGCCCTCTCCCAACTCCAGCGCGTGGCCCATGCGTCGGTGCTGCTGCGCGACGCGGGTGTCCCGCACATCGCGGTCCTCCGCGACCCGACGACGGGCGGCGGCTGGGCCACACTCGGCGCGGGCGCGGACGTGATCCTGGCCCTGCCGACCGCACAGGTGGGCTTCGCAGGCTCCCGCGTACGCCCGCCGGAGGCGGATCCGGCGGCATACACGGCGGAGGGCCAACTGGCCTCGGGTCAGATCGACGCGATCGTGCGCGGTGAGGATCTGCGGGAGGTGCTTGCGTACTGGGCGGGAGCGCTGGGCGCGGGGCTCGCGGGAGCGGAGGCCGAGGGCCACGCTGCGGACGGGCCCGGGGTCCCGGGCGCCCCGCCGGCAGCGGGCACCCCGGGAACGGGCAGCGGCGCCGGGGCGGGGCTCACCGCCGAGGGCGAACACGCCGGCCAAGCCGCGAGCGCCCCCGAGAGCGGGCCCGTCGGCACGCCCGGTGCCGCTGGGCCGCAGGCCGCCCCGGCGGTCGCCGACCCGCCCCGTGTCGAGCCCGCTCCACCTCCGTACGCCCTCGGCGGGGCCCCCCTCCCCCTCACCGGATGGGACGCCGTCCAGCAGGCCCGCGCGCCCGGACGGCCCCGTGCCGAGGCGTATCTCGATCAGTACTTCACACACCGCCACCCCCTCCACGGCGATCGCTGCGGCGGCACCGACCCCGGGCTGCTCTGCGGTGTAGGGCTGCGCGACGGGCGGCCCATCGCGTACGTCGCCCAGTGCGGCACCCCGACCCGGCCCGCCGGGTACCGCACCGCCGCCCGTGTCGTACGGCTCGCCGACCGGGCAGGGATTCCCGTGCTCACACTCATCGACACCCCGGGCGCGGCCAATGACGCCGAGGCCGAGCGGGCCGGCGCGGGCGCGGCGATTGCCGAGCTGTTCTCGGCCATCGCCGCCGCCCGTACTCCGCTGACCAGCCTTCTCATCGGTGAGGGCGGCTCGGGCGGGGCGCTCGCGCTCGCCGCTCCCGGCAACACCTGGGCCACACCGGACAGTTACTTCTCCGTCATCGCCCCGGAGCTCGCCGCCGCGATCCTCAAGCGCGGGCCCGAGCAAGTGCCCCGGACCGCGGACCAGTTGCGGCTGCGGCCCCAGGACCTGGTGGAGCTGGGCGTCGTACGCGGGATCGTCGCCCCGGACCCCGTCAACCCGAACGCAGCACCGACGGACGGTCCAGCCTCCCCAGCAGGCTGA
- a CDS encoding MFS transporter codes for MTETARPPRRRILADLTPLRSSVHYRRLWFGNTISWVGQGMTALAISLQVYDITRSTFAVGLVGLCSLVPLLAFGLYGGAIADTVDRRKLGLVSASGSAVLSAGLATAALAEFHRVWFLYAVVALQAVCAAVNSPARSAMIPRLLPPEQLPAANALSSMTMTSGTLLGPMLGGLIVGFAGYQTAYLIDAVAFSASLYAMWRLPSMRPDRLAGAKKASVLDGLRFLATRPNLRMTFFSDFCAMILAHPRALFPAVAVVWYGGDARTTGLLAAAPALGALLGGVFSGWQGRIRRHGLAILLAVGAWGTAIAVFGLIRNLWLGLFFLALAGFADTVSMVFRNTMMQTAAPDEMRGRLQGVFIVVVAGGPRLGDFLAGSVADLTSPAVTVTGGGIACVLAISLLALRWRGFARYDARDPTP; via the coding sequence ATGACGGAGACCGCCCGACCTCCGCGCCGTCGGATACTCGCCGACCTCACTCCCCTCCGCAGCTCCGTCCACTACCGGCGGCTCTGGTTCGGCAACACGATCTCCTGGGTCGGTCAGGGGATGACCGCGCTCGCGATATCCCTCCAGGTCTACGACATCACCCGGTCCACCTTCGCCGTCGGCCTCGTCGGGCTCTGCTCCCTGGTGCCGCTCCTGGCGTTCGGACTCTACGGCGGTGCGATCGCCGACACCGTGGACCGGCGCAAGCTCGGGCTCGTCTCCGCGAGCGGGTCCGCCGTGCTGTCGGCCGGGCTCGCCACCGCCGCCCTCGCAGAGTTCCACCGTGTCTGGTTCCTGTACGCCGTCGTCGCGCTCCAGGCCGTGTGCGCGGCCGTCAACTCCCCGGCCCGCAGCGCGATGATCCCCCGGCTGCTGCCGCCCGAGCAGCTGCCCGCCGCCAACGCGCTCTCCTCGATGACCATGACCTCCGGGACACTCCTCGGGCCGATGCTCGGCGGGCTCATCGTCGGATTCGCCGGCTATCAGACCGCGTATCTCATCGATGCCGTCGCCTTCTCCGCGTCCCTGTACGCGATGTGGCGACTGCCCTCGATGCGCCCGGACCGTCTCGCAGGCGCCAAGAAGGCGTCCGTCCTGGACGGGCTGCGTTTCCTCGCCACCCGGCCCAACCTCCGGATGACGTTCTTCTCGGACTTCTGCGCCATGATCCTGGCCCATCCGCGGGCGCTCTTCCCGGCCGTCGCCGTGGTCTGGTACGGCGGCGACGCCCGCACCACCGGACTGCTGGCCGCCGCGCCCGCTCTCGGGGCGCTGCTCGGCGGGGTGTTCTCCGGATGGCAGGGGCGGATCCGGCGGCACGGGCTGGCGATTCTGCTCGCCGTCGGTGCCTGGGGTACGGCGATCGCCGTCTTCGGGCTCATCCGCAACCTCTGGCTCGGACTGTTCTTCCTCGCCCTCGCCGGGTTCGCGGACACCGTCTCGATGGTCTTCCGCAACACGATGATGCAGACGGCCGCCCCGGACGAGATGCGCGGCCGGCTGCAGGGTGTCTTCATCGTCGTCGTCGCGGGTGGCCCGCGGCTCGGCGACTTCCTGGCCGGCAGCGTCGCCGATCTGACCTCGCCGGCCGTGACCGTGACCGGCGGCGGGATCGCCTGTGTGCTGGCGATCTCCCTGCTCGCGCTGCGCTGGCGCGGCTTCGCCCGGTACGACGCCCGCGACCCGACGCCCTGA
- a CDS encoding VOC family protein, whose translation MAALPEGTPCWADAMFPDLEAAKSFYSELMGWTYDEGSEEFGNYTQARSDGRLVAAVVPQMPGMESPAAWNLYFASPDAAATAAKIRENGGTLLMEPMQVGEFGTMATAQDPSGVSFSVWQPGAHEGFEKTGEPGSFAWAEITTRDAAKADAFFTATFPFEVQKMKHEVVDFHLWNIGGRPVAGRMKMTDDFPPDVPPHVNVYFAVADCDAAIATVNKLGGQVHFGPMDSPFGRFATVADQQGAVFSVIDLQTTKGEMPEMT comes from the coding sequence ATGGCCGCGCTACCGGAAGGCACGCCCTGTTGGGCCGACGCGATGTTCCCCGACCTGGAAGCCGCGAAGAGCTTCTACAGCGAGCTGATGGGCTGGACCTACGACGAGGGATCGGAAGAGTTCGGCAACTACACGCAGGCGCGCTCGGACGGCAGGCTGGTGGCCGCCGTCGTACCGCAGATGCCCGGCATGGAAAGCCCGGCGGCCTGGAACCTCTACTTCGCCTCTCCGGACGCGGCCGCGACAGCCGCGAAGATCCGTGAGAACGGCGGAACGCTGCTGATGGAGCCCATGCAGGTCGGCGAGTTCGGCACCATGGCGACCGCGCAGGACCCCAGCGGCGTGTCCTTCAGCGTCTGGCAGCCGGGTGCCCACGAGGGCTTCGAGAAGACGGGCGAACCCGGCTCGTTCGCGTGGGCCGAGATCACCACACGGGACGCCGCCAAGGCGGACGCCTTCTTCACCGCGACCTTCCCCTTCGAGGTGCAGAAGATGAAGCACGAGGTCGTCGATTTCCACCTCTGGAACATCGGCGGCCGGCCGGTGGCGGGCCGGATGAAGATGACCGACGACTTCCCGCCCGATGTCCCGCCGCACGTCAATGTGTACTTCGCCGTGGCGGACTGTGACGCCGCGATCGCCACGGTCAACAAGCTCGGCGGGCAGGTGCACTTCGGCCCGATGGACAGCCCCTTCGGCCGCTTCGCGACGGTCGCGGACCAGCAGGGCGCGGTCTTCTCGGTGATCGACCTGCAGACCACGAAGGGCGAGATGCCTGAGATGACTTGA
- a CDS encoding RICIN domain-containing protein → MQNPRTPGPVPPSHTGLSSGDSDEGLAAALRTSGGEDEARPVAVLLARHWQSVFDYASICTPSAKAASMLATAAFSKVLENLRKARSTAALRPLLLLTARQIAKGWANDQYVLALPELQYPDGGRTLRVDMFTLPENRELVSRAFHAMPGPLQCLLWHGEVEAEGISVPAGLLAIDSRGAAVQLEQARELFRAGCLRAHVELAPDKDCRHYSRLLDVSLRRGGTLIPDIQKHLAECQYCRYAAEQLNHLDGRLAVLLAEGLLGQAARGYLESRPARNSARAQSREGTVRSTGRHSKAGRPRALPRMTFPGRHLLLARPKVVLTGLGLLVAGALVVTAVSALWSNDSDYAGPSVPSGSVTTDAPPAAGSQMPSGHSPQPSTTSAGLPAGPLNTRLRNADAGLCLDIRDRRAAPGAEAVMAVCSTTVTQTWVYEDDGLLRSSAAPDLCLNSHEMDGVAVLSACTAASAANAADVRYDLTIQGNVIPRWNDGLALVPISPDPATTVVVKVRDGSAAQRWVTDNVAAGTPKVRPSADVGSPFTKDVNTSPQTGDDCASPSCPPPPPPARGTEPDSVPSDPYAAQPQSSLRRVSNGSAEEKRHDRPVRTALGLRPAKVLEPAPAGLRLPDRADTARLDHARPRHGRAEAGRAEAGGAEAGRAVAGRA, encoded by the coding sequence ATGCAGAATCCCCGTACCCCGGGTCCCGTCCCTCCCTCCCATACCGGCCTCAGCTCCGGGGACTCCGACGAAGGGCTCGCGGCCGCGCTGCGGACCAGCGGCGGGGAGGACGAGGCGCGGCCCGTAGCAGTGCTGCTGGCGAGGCACTGGCAATCGGTGTTCGACTACGCCTCGATCTGCACCCCGTCGGCGAAAGCCGCCTCGATGCTGGCCACGGCGGCGTTCAGCAAGGTGCTGGAGAATCTCCGGAAGGCAAGGTCGACAGCGGCTCTTCGTCCGCTTCTATTGTTGACTGCGCGTCAAATAGCCAAGGGGTGGGCGAACGACCAGTACGTCCTCGCCCTGCCCGAACTCCAGTATCCGGACGGCGGTCGCACCCTCAGAGTCGACATGTTCACTCTGCCGGAGAATCGGGAGTTGGTCTCCCGCGCTTTCCACGCAATGCCGGGTCCCCTCCAATGCCTGCTCTGGCATGGGGAGGTCGAGGCGGAGGGCATATCCGTACCGGCAGGTTTGTTGGCCATTGACTCGCGCGGTGCGGCGGTCCAACTCGAACAGGCGCGTGAGCTCTTCCGCGCGGGCTGTCTGCGGGCTCATGTCGAACTCGCGCCGGACAAGGACTGCCGCCACTACAGCCGTCTCCTCGATGTGTCACTGCGCCGCGGCGGCACTCTGATCCCGGACATCCAGAAGCATCTGGCGGAGTGTCAGTACTGCCGTTACGCCGCCGAACAGCTCAACCACCTGGACGGCCGGCTGGCCGTGCTGCTGGCCGAGGGCCTCCTCGGCCAGGCCGCACGCGGCTACCTGGAATCGCGACCTGCCCGCAACAGCGCCCGGGCGCAGAGCAGAGAAGGCACGGTCCGCAGTACGGGCCGGCACTCGAAGGCCGGGCGCCCGCGCGCACTGCCCCGTATGACCTTCCCCGGCCGGCACCTGCTACTGGCCCGGCCGAAGGTCGTCCTCACCGGGCTCGGGCTGCTGGTGGCCGGCGCGCTCGTCGTGACCGCCGTCTCGGCGCTCTGGTCGAACGACAGCGACTACGCGGGACCGTCCGTCCCGAGCGGCTCGGTCACCACCGACGCGCCTCCCGCAGCCGGATCCCAGATGCCGTCCGGCCACTCACCGCAGCCGTCGACCACATCCGCCGGACTCCCGGCGGGCCCGCTGAACACCAGACTGCGCAATGCCGACGCCGGTCTCTGTCTTGACATCCGTGACCGCAGGGCCGCGCCGGGTGCCGAGGCGGTGATGGCGGTGTGCTCGACCACCGTGACGCAGACGTGGGTGTACGAGGACGACGGGCTGCTGCGCAGCTCCGCCGCCCCGGACCTGTGCCTGAACTCCCACGAGATGGATGGTGTGGCCGTGCTGAGCGCCTGCACGGCGGCGTCGGCGGCGAACGCCGCGGACGTACGCTACGACCTGACCATCCAGGGCAATGTGATCCCCCGGTGGAACGACGGACTGGCACTCGTCCCGATCTCGCCGGATCCGGCAACGACCGTGGTGGTCAAGGTCCGTGACGGATCAGCGGCGCAGCGATGGGTAACTGACAACGTTGCCGCCGGCACCCCCAAGGTCCGGCCGAGCGCCGATGTGGGTTCACCGTTCACCAAGGACGTCAACACCTCACCGCAGACCGGCGACGACTGCGCCTCCCCGAGCTGCCCGCCGCCCCCGCCGCCCGCGCGCGGGACGGAGCCGGATTCGGTGCCGTCGGATCCGTACGCCGCGCAGCCCCAGTCCAGCCTCCGGCGTGTCAGCAATGGTTCGGCCGAGGAGAAGCGGCACGACCGGCCCGTGCGAACGGCTCTTGGGCTGCGCCCCGCCAAGGTGCTGGAGCCGGCTCCGGCCGGCCTGCGCCTCCCGGACAGGGCCGACACGGCGCGGCTGGACCACGCGCGGCCGCGCCACGGTCGGGCGGAAGCCGGTCGGGCGGAGGCCGGTGGGGCGGAAGCCGGTCGGGCAGTGGCCGGTCGGGCGTAG